One genomic region from Candidatus Binataceae bacterium encodes:
- a CDS encoding DUF455 family protein, with protein sequence MRRFLPAEMLARPEHFIVMSVQKMRAIRAEQGLTGVIVPLDEEHLRARLHTIYTGELQAMEAAGRTLFDFPDAPWEFQLDMARQIWDESRHTEIFERLLEYLGARPGDYVETDLLYSCTLTDDPAARVAGMNRGLEGLACDTFEQLIRIAQHNGDVIIERAVDYVLADEITHVRMGSKWMRRLTEGDPERLARAQAFQDGVDADLNFRGRRRAREDLQKDDGRLIAIARESRLLAGFTEDEIKRLADSARRSAAY encoded by the coding sequence ATGAGGCGATTTCTTCCGGCCGAGATGCTGGCGCGGCCCGAGCACTTCATCGTGATGAGTGTGCAGAAGATGCGCGCGATTCGCGCCGAGCAGGGTCTCACCGGCGTAATCGTGCCTCTCGATGAAGAGCATCTGCGCGCGCGGCTGCATACGATATACACGGGCGAGCTGCAGGCGATGGAGGCCGCGGGGCGCACGCTGTTCGACTTTCCCGACGCGCCGTGGGAATTCCAGCTCGACATGGCGCGACAGATTTGGGACGAGTCGCGGCATACCGAGATCTTCGAGCGGCTGCTGGAATATCTCGGTGCGCGGCCGGGTGATTACGTCGAGACCGATCTTCTTTACAGTTGCACCCTCACCGATGATCCCGCTGCGCGTGTCGCCGGAATGAACCGCGGTCTCGAGGGCCTCGCCTGCGACACCTTCGAGCAGTTGATTCGAATTGCGCAGCACAATGGCGATGTGATTATCGAGCGCGCCGTTGACTACGTGTTAGCCGACGAAATTACCCACGTGCGGATGGGCTCGAAGTGGATGCGCCGTCTGACCGAGGGCGACCCCGAGCGCCTCGCCAGAGCGCAGGCCTTCCAGGATGGCGTCGACGCCGATCTGAATTTCCGCGGCCGCCGCCGCGCACGCGAAGATCTGCAAAAAGACGACGGCAGGCTAATCGCAATCGCACGCGAATCGCGCCTGCTCGCCGGCTTCACCGAAGACGAAATCAAACGCCTCGCCGACTCAGCCCGCCGCAGCGCCGCTTACTGA
- a CDS encoding 4-hydroxyphenylacetate 3-hydroxylase N-terminal domain-containing protein, translating into MPARTGKEFLRGLKGTREVWVDGERVGDIAAHPALAGGAATIASVFDLQHANADACLMPDPETGELINMSHMIPHSREDLDRRHRCLQTIAEFTVGLMGRTPDYMNVTYAGFAGRADEWAINGNERGAANLVQYQKFLRRNDISLTHTIVQPTIDKAQGDAPQAGNEVALHKVADTEHGIVVRGARILATLAPFADELAVYPAMPLPEGADAYALSFCIPMGAPGLKFLCRDSCSTTGSQFDHPLSTRFDEQDAFVIFDDVEIPRDRVFIDSNIKAYNTVMTTGWYPNVMQQTMIRAQTKLEFAYGLASRMAEIINDVSPATSQLLGEIWTYGELVRAAIKASEDEAFVYGNGVCFPNGAPLAALRAILPTWFPRVAEIITLIGSHNLLATPSAAQFDDPKMRPLIEKFLCGAKGVSAEERARVFRLAWDFVGTALAGRNVLYERFYLASGPRNMQLANVLAPKDRARRLVDQILGIAQPSNGHASAAPQVVNLPRSASGFRKQ; encoded by the coding sequence ATGCCGGCACGAACCGGAAAGGAATTTCTACGCGGCCTCAAAGGCACGCGCGAAGTCTGGGTCGATGGCGAACGCGTCGGCGACATCGCCGCGCATCCCGCGCTTGCCGGCGGCGCCGCGACAATTGCGAGTGTATTCGATTTGCAGCACGCGAACGCTGACGCGTGCCTGATGCCCGATCCCGAGACCGGCGAGCTCATCAACATGAGCCACATGATTCCGCACTCGCGCGAGGATCTCGATCGGCGTCATCGCTGCCTCCAGACGATCGCCGAATTCACCGTCGGCCTCATGGGCCGCACGCCCGACTATATGAATGTGACCTACGCGGGCTTTGCGGGGCGCGCCGACGAATGGGCGATCAATGGCAACGAGCGCGGCGCGGCGAATCTCGTGCAGTATCAGAAGTTCCTGCGCCGCAATGACATTTCGCTCACACATACTATCGTGCAGCCCACGATCGACAAGGCGCAGGGCGACGCTCCTCAGGCCGGCAACGAGGTTGCGCTGCACAAAGTCGCCGACACCGAGCACGGCATCGTCGTGCGCGGCGCGCGAATCCTGGCGACGCTTGCGCCGTTTGCCGATGAGCTCGCGGTCTATCCCGCCATGCCGCTGCCCGAGGGCGCCGACGCGTACGCGCTCTCGTTCTGCATTCCGATGGGTGCGCCGGGGCTCAAGTTCCTGTGCCGCGACAGTTGCTCGACCACAGGTAGTCAATTCGACCATCCGCTCTCGACACGTTTCGACGAGCAGGATGCGTTCGTGATTTTCGACGATGTCGAGATTCCGCGCGACCGCGTCTTTATCGATTCCAATATCAAGGCCTACAACACCGTGATGACGACGGGCTGGTACCCGAACGTCATGCAGCAGACGATGATTCGCGCACAAACCAAGCTCGAGTTTGCGTACGGACTGGCATCGCGGATGGCGGAAATTATCAACGATGTCTCTCCCGCAACGTCGCAGTTGCTCGGCGAAATCTGGACCTATGGGGAACTGGTGCGCGCCGCTATCAAGGCGTCGGAGGACGAAGCGTTCGTCTATGGCAACGGCGTATGCTTTCCCAACGGTGCTCCGCTCGCCGCACTGCGCGCCATACTGCCGACCTGGTTCCCGCGGGTTGCAGAAATCATCACGTTAATTGGCTCGCACAATCTGCTGGCAACGCCAAGCGCGGCGCAATTCGATGATCCGAAGATGCGGCCACTGATCGAAAAATTCCTCTGCGGCGCGAAGGGAGTAAGTGCCGAAGAGCGGGCGCGGGTTTTCCGCCTGGCGTGGGATTTCGTCGGCACGGCACTCGCCGGTCGCAACGTGCTCTACGAGCGATTCTACCTGGCATCCGGGCCGCGCAATATGCAACTGGCTAATGTGCTTGCGCCGAAAGACCGCGCGCGTCGGCTGGTCGATCAAATACTCGGTATCGCACAACCTTCAAACGGCCACGCATCCGCAGCGCCGCAGGTTGTTAACCTGCCGCGATCCGCGTCCGGATTTCGCAAGCAGTAG
- a CDS encoding ABC transporter permease, giving the protein MIAARLWLIALRNMRRQFWRTALISLMFAVAVFLSTILVAVPISMDRIAADAAKGLRLITIAHNSYGLPAKYCNQIKKMPHVVACAPEIEFNAIYRDPRDHIMALGVTEDIFTVSGTNEYQVPPDIRKKLEADRRGASVGRVLMREYGWKLGQPITLRDADSKVTLTLIPMLELPTLLTARSLFFNRQLFDDAIKDSYGSSSQDLASFLAVKVDRRENMDQAIAEIDETFRNSPAETETTDESDSLNSVITDVGDVRAIAFSLCSVILVTIFLIAANAMAMMVRDRITEVAVLRAVGFGRGHAVAMLLIEALLIGALGGLAGACVALLLFHRGISLGALTGDLGYMAVAPDIAIGAVFLAMCVSVLSAIVPVMRAVRIPPAIAIRKIV; this is encoded by the coding sequence ATGATTGCCGCGCGCTTGTGGCTCATAGCGTTGCGCAACATGCGGCGCCAATTCTGGCGAACTGCTCTAATCAGCCTGATGTTTGCCGTCGCAGTCTTTCTCTCTACGATTCTGGTAGCAGTACCAATATCGATGGACCGCATCGCTGCAGATGCCGCCAAGGGGCTTCGGCTTATCACGATCGCGCACAACTCTTACGGCCTGCCGGCGAAATATTGTAACCAGATCAAGAAGATGCCGCACGTGGTCGCGTGTGCACCCGAAATAGAATTTAACGCGATCTACCGCGACCCACGTGACCACATCATGGCTCTCGGAGTAACCGAGGATATATTTACCGTCAGTGGCACCAATGAGTACCAGGTCCCGCCCGATATCCGTAAGAAGCTTGAGGCCGATCGTCGGGGTGCGTCGGTCGGCAGAGTATTAATGCGCGAATACGGTTGGAAACTTGGCCAGCCGATCACGCTGCGGGACGCGGACAGCAAAGTGACTTTGACGCTGATCCCGATGCTGGAATTGCCGACCTTGCTTACGGCAAGGTCGCTATTCTTCAATCGCCAGCTTTTTGATGATGCAATTAAAGATAGCTATGGTTCGAGTTCGCAAGACCTTGCATCTTTCCTGGCAGTCAAAGTCGATCGGCGCGAGAACATGGACCAGGCGATTGCGGAAATAGACGAAACTTTCCGCAATTCGCCCGCCGAAACTGAAACGACTGATGAATCTGATTCACTTAACAGCGTTATCACAGATGTTGGCGATGTAAGAGCAATCGCCTTCAGCCTGTGCAGCGTGATCCTTGTGACAATTTTTCTAATCGCGGCCAACGCGATGGCGATGATGGTAAGGGACCGCATAACCGAGGTGGCCGTATTGAGAGCAGTAGGTTTCGGAAGGGGGCACGCTGTGGCGATGCTTCTTATCGAAGCGCTTCTAATCGGCGCGCTAGGTGGACTAGCCGGCGCCTGCGTCGCGCTGTTGCTATTTCACCGGGGAATATCACTTGGCGCTCTGACCGGCGATCTCGGCTACATGGCAGTCGCCCCGGACATCGCAATTGGCGCGGTTTTCTTAGCGATGTGCGTAAGCGTCCTCAGCGCGATAGTGCCCGTGATGCGCGCCGTCCGAATTCCGCCTGCAATAGCAATTCGTAAAATTGTTTGA
- a CDS encoding fumarylacetoacetate hydrolase family protein, which translates to MSVLNGPREELRRILFQGHPEWVHSEGDRLKLGDGRTIAEAEATYLPPCDPTKILCIHLNYESRRVEFKAPTIETPTYFQKPTTALNSHRGSLCRPAGRKYLNYEGEVAVIIGKPMRNIGRAEAWNYIAGFAPANDVGCQDFRDTDAGSMLRVKGMDGFCPIGPGIVRGVDVRDSTLKTYINGKVVQNGNVSEMLFPIDYILADLCRYITLLPGDVILSGTPKNSRPMNVGDTVEVEVSGIGRLMNNVVEAPAAANQVGHQGSDTDSVRRVALGSDWVRPEAR; encoded by the coding sequence ATGAGTGTGCTTAACGGACCAAGAGAAGAATTGCGGCGAATCCTTTTCCAGGGACATCCCGAATGGGTTCACAGCGAAGGAGATCGCCTGAAGCTTGGCGACGGGCGCACGATCGCGGAAGCTGAGGCGACCTATCTTCCGCCGTGCGATCCGACGAAAATTCTCTGCATTCATCTGAACTATGAGTCGCGGCGCGTTGAGTTCAAAGCGCCGACAATCGAAACGCCCACCTACTTTCAAAAGCCGACCACCGCGCTCAACTCCCATCGCGGCAGCCTGTGCCGTCCGGCGGGGCGCAAGTATCTGAACTATGAAGGTGAAGTTGCAGTTATTATCGGCAAACCGATGCGCAACATCGGCCGCGCCGAAGCCTGGAATTATATTGCGGGCTTCGCGCCCGCTAACGATGTCGGATGCCAGGACTTTCGCGACACCGACGCGGGCTCGATGCTGCGCGTCAAGGGCATGGACGGCTTTTGTCCGATCGGACCGGGAATCGTGCGCGGCGTCGATGTCCGCGACTCTACCCTCAAAACCTACATCAACGGCAAGGTCGTGCAGAACGGCAACGTCAGCGAAATGCTGTTTCCGATTGACTACATACTCGCCGACCTCTGCCGCTATATCACTTTGCTTCCCGGCGACGTGATATTGAGTGGAACGCCGAAGAACTCACGGCCGATGAACGTGGGCGATACGGTTGAAGTAGAAGTCAGCGGCATTGGACGCCTGATGAACAACGTCGTCGAAGCGCCCGCAGCCGCAAATCAGGTTGGGCACCAGGGCAGCGACACCGATTCGGTGCGGCGTGTAGCGCTCGGGTCGGATTGGGTTCGCCCCGAGGCGCGATAA
- a CDS encoding FtsX-like permease family protein has protein sequence MIPIRYNLRSLMVRRTTSAMTAIVVALVVMLLFILSGFVAGLKQTVMRNAVLDNWIVLSRGTTSEPDSYISRDQYEIIKSRPQIVTDAKGAPLISPEISTGFNPNPDAPRLASMSTMLRGLYPIAYQVHRELKIVDGRWPQHGAAEMAIGRKLAARYPNLGVGNTYRFGRRDFKIVGIFSDNDSARESEVFTDLDVLAQEVHFNSGFESLHVVLKPGMESAFQDSLNTDARVRLDAVSEQEFYARETGFVEQLRSLGLIVAMILAIGAVFGAMNTMYAAVARRTSEIGVLRALGFNRINVLVSFISESVLLGLAGGIAGEILGVVVAFATGLTGELLNVGSFIFRFQLTPGAFISGMLAGIIIGAVGGLLPAWRASRIGVIESLRAV, from the coding sequence GTGATTCCTATACGTTACAACCTGCGCAGCCTAATGGTGCGGCGCACCACTTCTGCCATGACGGCGATCGTCGTCGCGCTGGTGGTGATGCTGCTCTTCATCCTGTCGGGATTTGTGGCAGGTCTGAAACAAACTGTCATGCGCAACGCCGTGCTCGACAACTGGATCGTGCTGAGCCGCGGCACTACCAGCGAGCCCGACAGTTATATCAGCCGCGACCAGTATGAGATCATCAAGAGTCGTCCACAGATTGTTACTGACGCGAAAGGGGCGCCGCTGATCTCGCCTGAGATCTCAACCGGCTTCAATCCCAACCCCGACGCGCCGCGCTTGGCCTCTATGTCTACGATGCTGCGCGGGCTCTATCCGATCGCCTACCAGGTTCATCGCGAGCTCAAGATCGTCGATGGCCGCTGGCCGCAGCACGGCGCGGCCGAGATGGCGATTGGGCGCAAGCTGGCGGCCCGCTATCCGAATCTCGGGGTCGGCAATACCTATCGTTTCGGCCGCCGCGACTTCAAAATCGTCGGCATCTTCTCGGACAACGACAGCGCGCGCGAGTCCGAGGTTTTCACCGACCTCGATGTGCTGGCACAGGAAGTTCATTTCAACAGCGGTTTCGAATCGCTGCACGTGGTGCTGAAGCCGGGTATGGAATCGGCATTCCAGGATTCGCTCAACACCGACGCGCGGGTGAGACTCGACGCGGTGTCGGAGCAGGAGTTCTACGCGCGCGAGACTGGTTTCGTCGAGCAGTTGCGATCGCTGGGACTGATCGTCGCGATGATTCTCGCGATCGGCGCGGTTTTCGGCGCAATGAACACGATGTATGCGGCGGTCGCGCGGCGCACGAGCGAGATCGGCGTTCTGCGGGCACTCGGCTTCAACCGTATCAACGTTCTGGTTTCGTTTATCAGTGAGAGCGTGCTGCTCGGACTCGCGGGCGGTATCGCGGGAGAAATACTCGGTGTCGTCGTGGCATTCGCAACGGGCCTGACCGGTGAACTGCTCAACGTCGGTTCGTTCATTTTCAGATTCCAGTTAACGCCCGGCGCATTTATCTCCGGGATGCTGGCGGGGATTATCATC
- a CDS encoding helix-turn-helix domain-containing protein, protein MTSQLKVLVAEPSTNGAAPGRIERKKRDKLQRIKRAARTLFGHKGFEATTTREIARAADIGAGTLFLYAGTKEDLLVMIFREEIGAAVDQAFHTMTERRLIDQLLRVFGAMIAHHERNPGLARVFVKELPFVDNRRHGVATFMAALLKRIADLIERAQERNELDSSLLPALLAQNLFALYFATLQRWLGREGTSAESRDRRLRASLELQLQGLTIARSRRGARD, encoded by the coding sequence ATGACTTCGCAGCTTAAAGTGCTGGTCGCGGAACCTTCGACCAATGGCGCCGCGCCGGGACGCATCGAACGCAAGAAGCGCGACAAGCTCCAGCGTATCAAGCGTGCCGCGCGTACTCTCTTTGGCCACAAGGGTTTCGAGGCGACGACGACGCGCGAAATCGCTCGCGCGGCGGATATCGGCGCCGGCACGCTCTTTCTTTACGCCGGAACCAAGGAAGATCTCCTGGTCATGATTTTTCGCGAGGAAATCGGCGCCGCTGTCGATCAAGCATTCCACACCATGACCGAGCGCAGGCTTATCGATCAGTTACTGCGCGTGTTCGGCGCCATGATCGCGCATCACGAGCGTAATCCCGGCCTCGCACGCGTGTTCGTCAAGGAGTTGCCGTTCGTCGATAACCGCCGCCATGGCGTCGCGACCTTCATGGCGGCGCTGCTGAAGCGGATCGCCGACTTGATCGAGCGAGCCCAGGAGCGCAACGAACTTGATTCCAGCCTGCTGCCGGCGCTCCTCGCGCAGAACCTTTTTGCGCTTTACTTTGCAACGCTGCAGCGATGGCTCGGGCGTGAGGGAACTTCCGCCGAGTCGCGCGATCGCCGCCTGCGCGCATCACTCGAGCTCCAGTTGCAGGGACTTACCATCGCGCGATCGCGACGAGGGGCGCGCGACTAA
- a CDS encoding FtsX-like permease family protein, with the protein MTVLGLGMVAMIFIVLFGYVDGLKQTILNGSGDRNWILLSRGAQDEGQSAVTYDEIEMVSVRPEIAVDSNGRPLISRELLQGVNISRDKHVRRFVLLRGATPNAYEVHRGMHLVSGRWPARGQVEWVIGQKVYAREPYLKPGTSFHYGRQNWTIAGIFSDNDSARESEIWTDYEDLLVDGRYPSDIANSLHVVLKPGTAEAFKQALKSDGRLNFDVLSEREYYAEQSRVIDQLRSLGLIVALTLGIGATFGGMYTMFAAVARRKREIGVLRVLGFSPGSIVNSFVAESAVLGVAGGITGALLAYLTAWGTGLNSRLLSVGSTYFSYQSTVVAVLAGITASALIGILGGLAPAWRAAHMGVVESLRDP; encoded by the coding sequence ATGACCGTGCTGGGTCTCGGCATGGTCGCAATGATCTTCATAGTACTGTTCGGCTACGTAGATGGGCTCAAGCAAACAATCTTGAATGGAAGTGGCGATCGCAACTGGATCCTTCTGAGCCGAGGCGCACAGGACGAGGGACAGAGCGCCGTTACCTACGACGAAATTGAAATGGTGAGCGTGCGGCCGGAAATCGCCGTTGACAGCAACGGCCGGCCGCTCATTTCGCGCGAACTCCTCCAAGGCGTCAATATCAGCCGCGACAAGCACGTGCGCCGATTCGTCCTGCTGCGCGGCGCGACGCCGAACGCATATGAAGTACATCGCGGCATGCACCTGGTCAGCGGACGATGGCCCGCGCGCGGTCAAGTTGAGTGGGTCATTGGACAGAAGGTATATGCGCGTGAGCCCTACCTTAAGCCAGGGACTTCGTTTCACTATGGACGTCAAAACTGGACGATTGCAGGCATATTCTCAGATAACGACAGCGCCCGTGAATCGGAGATATGGACCGACTACGAGGATTTGCTGGTCGACGGAAGGTATCCAAGCGACATCGCAAATTCACTCCACGTGGTGCTGAAGCCCGGTACCGCCGAAGCATTCAAGCAAGCTCTCAAGAGCGATGGACGGCTGAACTTTGACGTTCTGTCCGAGCGCGAATACTACGCCGAACAAAGCCGGGTCATCGATCAGCTCCGCTCGCTAGGTCTCATCGTAGCTCTGACTCTCGGAATCGGCGCCACCTTCGGCGGGATGTATACTATGTTTGCCGCGGTTGCACGGCGCAAACGCGAAATCGGCGTGTTGCGGGTGCTGGGATTCTCGCCCGGCAGCATAGTCAATAGTTTCGTGGCGGAGAGCGCGGTCCTGGGCGTTGCTGGCGGAATCACGGGCGCGTTGCTCGCTTATTTAACAGCTTGGGGAACGGGGCTGAACAGCCGGTTGCTCAGCGTAGGATCGACATACTTCTCATATCAATCGACGGTAGTTGCGGTGCTGGCCGGCATAACCGCTTCCGCACTTATCGGTATTCTTGGCGGTCTGGCACCCGCATGGCGCGCCGCTCACATGGGCGTGGTTGAATCCCTTAGGGACCCATGA